The Syngnathus acus chromosome 2, fSynAcu1.2, whole genome shotgun sequence genomic interval ATGAGCAAACAGATCGCAATGACACCATCCAATATAGAATCAAAAGGAATTATTTGTTGACGAAAGGCTTGCAGCACAACTTACTCGCTTAGAGTActgacaaaatgaaagcacCATGCTGCTCACAGAACATGGTggcaaaaataattgcttgcaTATGCAACAggtttgaattattattttatgggCATTTTTTGCGCCGAAAGTGACAGACTGATTGGCATTCAAAAACTCTCTTGCGAACAccattaaatgtattttttttccattgatgtCAAAATGCCCAAGTTCCTTTCGTTATACAAGACCGCTTTTACCTCTTCCACCCGTTTATCCTCCAGCTCAACCATCTCCAGAAGCTCCTCCTCTGACGGCAAGGTCTCCTCCTTGATGACAATGGGCGGTGGGGGCGGGCGTGTTATGGGTGGCCCAACGGAAGGAGGTGTGGACGTCATGGCGGCGCGCTGTTGCTGCGATGGAGGAGGGTTGATGATGACCAAGACGGGCTGAGAGGGAGTCGGGTGGGGTGGCAAGCCAGCAACATTGGCCAATCCCTCGCTGTCATCCTGCGGTGGCGTCTGGGGGCTCACAATCGCGTGGGGCGGCTGGACAGAACTGACCGAGCCCCCGACAGGAGCCAATGGAAGGAGTGGGGTTAGGGAGGACGGGTCCTTGACACTGGTGAGGTAAATGTGGGGATGGTCGATCAAAGGCGGTCCTGGAGGATTCTGGAAGACACACAGGACAACTTGTCAGCACATATTTGAATTCACACCAGCACTCATTTAAGCACAGGTTTCTCCACATAATCGCCACTcaaagattgattgattgattgattgattgattgattgattgatttttctaACCGACCCTCGCTCATTGACTGTCCTTTTCTCCAATTTTGCACTCTGGCCAACGTACTGtctaaaataaaagtatgTCTTTGGCGCCACCTTGTAGGGTCTTGGTGCAAAGGAACCAtgttgaagtgagttgaggcGCTTTGTGTGGGGctgaatttttcaaataaaatgctggCTTCAAACTTGGAGCAATTGACCAAAATCTCTTGGACAAGTTTGTCTTCAATGGagcaaattacaaaataaGCCTAAAATGTTGCGTTCCGAGCAAAACGGCTGGCCTACTGTGTCTTTTCAGTGACGGCTTCTTGACCCTGACCTGTGAATGACCGGGGGTGTTGGCAGCTGTCTGGGGGCTGACGACAGGCGTAGGACACGGTGAAGGATGCGTGACAATCACCTGACGAGATGAATCGGCAAGCACTGACGGAGGGAAAACCTGGGAGGAGGCGGAAGAGGAGATTTAGCAGGGCGGGGTCCAGGATGTTTGCGCTGGTCTCCCTCACCTCTTTGGGCGCACGGTCCAGCTTGGGGACAGGGTCTAGTAGCAGTTCAGCTTTGACGGGTCGAGGGTTGGGCGCGGCCTGCAGCGATTGGATGGTGAAGGTGGAGTACAGGCCCGACTTCATGTAGTCGTTTCGAGAACTCTTTTGCGAGTTGCCGGGCGATGACTTCTGACGATCAACGTacgaatcaatcaatcatttgCACTTGTGACGCATCTTATCGGGTCCGCAAGTCTGCACCCACCTGTACTACATTCTTGGACGGGCAGCTTTTTGTTTGGCTATTGGCGTCCGGGTTGTCCTGTCTTTGGCTGTCTTCGGGATTGTGTGTCCCGTCCGGCAAGGACGGATCAGGCTGGCTCACAAACCTGTACACAAACTTCTGTCCGCTCACCTTCTTGATGATATTctgggaaaaaatgcacaaacatatggtattcatttcattttattacatgCAAATTTCCTCTTGGTAAAAAATCTGTGATTGCATTTTTCGCTTGAAAGTATGCTTTTTATTCAAGTGTTAATTTTAGCAGGGTGACAACACTTGTTAGAGTAGTATGCAGTAAGACCTTGTCATAGTAGTATCTGAGCGCGCGGCTGAGTTTGTCGTAGTTCatgttgtgtttgttcttGCGCAGGCCCCACAGGCGAGCCACTTCTTCGGCATCTAGCAGCTTGAACTCTCCGTCCTCGCCGGTCCATGAAATCAAATGACGCTGGCGCTGGTCGTCCAGCAGATGGAGCAGGAACTGCCAGAGTGTGATAGACGGGTCCATGGCTGGAATGGCAGAAATTCATCAGGGACGCTCACAAGATCAGATGATGATTTATTACAGTAAAGTAATCAAACTGCACTGACACATGGACACGCAGAACCTCCTCACACATGCAAATAAGCATTATTGTCAATGACCgagccgttatgcaacaaacGCGTCAATCATCTCAGatatcaccatggcaaccagtAACCATGGAGCTTCAGAGCCGTGCCGCTCTGCTCAAAGGCACTTCAGTTGCTGTGTGCTGCAGACCACACTGACAAGACAGAGCTGATTCCAGGTCAGCCTAAAGTGGACCATCACGTTCTGGCACCACCGCTCCTTGGTCTTAACCTCCGTGCTCGACCATCAAACCACAACACTCCAAATTCCTCAGGTGGATGACACACCCCCATTTCATTATCACTTGTGACAGCACTACCTCGCCAACTGACAAGATCCACCAGAGCGGACGTAGCATCTGTGAAGCTGATCTTTATACAGACAAAGTGCTGCCGGATGCAGTAGTATTAGTGCTTTGTAGTCTTAGTATGTAGGGCTGTAGAATTTATTGACTTTTAATCATGCTTGCTACTTTGGCTGGCACAATTAAATGAACCTGATCCTTGGCGATATGTACAGTTAAAACACAGGCTGTGCTGCATTGCTAGTCAAGCACTTTCTCAACTAGTTGTCAGCCAAACAAAAGGGTCGCACTAGACGTACTGTTATGTAGTCCCGATggcaaaaatgagcagcagTGGTCGCCAAGGCAACAACCAGAAAAAGATGGAAGTTCAGAGCTTCCTTGCATAGAAGAAATTACTGACATCCCATCATGCCTtgtcaacacacacgcacaaacacaacaacagtGATGAGTGCACTATACTTGGCAcccaaagaaatacaattgaaACATGTTGCGCTAtcacgcatgcatgcatgcatacacaAGCGCAGGCAGGCACACGCCTTACCGTTGATGAGCGGGTTTGAATCCATCTTGCCCAAATTGCTCTTATCGTTGTTACGCGTGCACCAGCCGTCTCACAGATCCTCCATGTTGTTATGTGTTGGTCCTCTTCTTTCCCACCGCCCCTCTCGTATTTGTTTgctcaagtgtgtgtttgtgtgtacgcGTGTCCGTGTTTGCGGCTGTCAGAGCAGCAGCTTGTCGGCGGACTTGCGGCTGTTACGTAACCGCTCCGAGGCGCCACTGCCGGGATCCGCAGCCTCCATGCTAACAACCAAACCTCCAAATGTAGAAacttaaaaagcaaaacaaaacaagaggcTCGATCATAAACAACaagccccccgcccctcctAAAAAACTAAATAGAATAGTGCCTCTACGCacttaaaaatcaacctaACAGACGTCTAAAGTGCTGAGTCTGTCCACTTGTGCGTTTTGCGAGTACGCCGATGGAGTTGTTTTCTTCTGCGCGTTGCTAAGTGCTAAGCTAAACTGCCCACTTTCAAATCTCGTCCGCCCCCGGTGGTTCTCGCGGTGTCTATTCAAAGTTAAGTTAAGGGTTTTTTTAGGAGTCCGGACAAGCAAAATTCAACTTCGCTGGAGTGgagtgtatttgttttgttagcCTATCGTGTTAAGTTATCTAGCTCGTTAGCCTTAGCTCTTGTGACAGCTCTCAAGAACCCCACGCCTCTCGGGTGTACGTCAGCCCGCCGACGCCACTCCACTGCGGGGGCTGCTGCCACTAAGTTCATCCCAGAAAGCCAGAAAACTCTGCCTTGAAACGTCAAAAAGTCGTCAGCGAAATCGGAACGTGCAATTTCCGAGTGTAAATCAACGAAGAAACCAAAATTTGATCGCctatttgcttttgtttttctcccacTTCCGGTTTGGACGAACGCTTCCACCTCACTAGTTTTTACCTGCGTTGAGTTCCGTTGTTGAAAACCTTCGGCTTCCCGTCTATTACTTTCAGACTAAACGTTTTGCTGGCGTTCCATCGGTTCCGACATTTTGATAACGTGCTGCTCTTGGCAATTTCTTTTCAGATCCTTAACTCCAGGGTTGTCAAAACGTTCTCCTGCAAGGGTCAAATGCATAAAAGGGTAAAAATTGCGATTTGAGAAACGTCTGACTGACCCATGTtcttactaaaaaaaaaaaaaaaaaaaagtgcgtgTGGAATCTcgtattttatattgtatttcaTATATGTAACTTGTGCACAACATAATAGTAATTTGGAGAAAAGggactttttgtcatttatttacatttggaggaaattatataaaaaataatctattTAACATAATGTCAAAGAATGTTTGCTTCTCCAGTCCTTGACTACCCAGCATTAATTTAGCATCatgtcaccatggcaacggtCCTGTTAGGATGCTAGAGCAGCATCTTTTTCATCAAATTGCACTCAATACATCCAGATGTGGACATAGCATGACATCTCATTGCTGGCACTTGTCCATATGAGAATTCAAAAAGTCTAGTCACCACAGAAGAAGAACCACAAAATGTTCAGGTTGATCCCACTTATTGGGTGCTACTGGACTTCGTCACTCCTCACGAGGCGTCCAAAGACGGTAAAAATCTAGAAGACTTCTCTTCTGCGGCATTCTGGAAGCTCCGTCAAACCTTGAAGTTCTCGCAGACCCTGAAAGATGACAAGACGGTAGCCAAAGGTCAACAGTGCCCTCGGCTGTTCAAGCCTTTGATTGCCTCCAATTCTAATGAACTGGACCGAGAACCACACCAACACAGAATAGGGATGATGATTGCGAGCCAGGGAACCAATGGTCATAGTAATAGGGTGGGAGGTAGGGTCATCACTCAGCCAACATGCATCTCAAAATATCTGCTTCCGCCTACGTTAGGCCTTTGACTTCTTCCTTTTAAATTGCACCATGTTTGTGTGGTCAGTAAAAAGATTCCTTCGGTATATATTGTACGTTTTATCAAGTAGTAATTCGTATTTTGTAAGCATTGCAAAGCAACAACCTTGCATTtcttaaaaaattaaatcaccCAAAAGCCATTACTTTTAAGGCTGTAAGGTGAGTTTGAAATTATAGTTTAAAGTGTTTTGGGATTATATTTTGGGTTTATTATCATAGGCAACCATGAATTTATTCACAGATTGCCGTGATACGTGCCATGAATAGCAAGGGTTCAAAGACATGTTCTAACATCTGGAAACCCTCAAACCTCAGTCCATCACACTGCACTTCCATTAACACTTTCACCACTGTTAACGTGAAATGTCGTCAACAGGAACAAGGAGCGCCAGCGACAGATTTTGAAATCAACTACATTTGTTTATGAGAATGGGCAGAGAAAAATCTTGGACAGATGTGGTCTTTAATCTGGGaaagtttaaaagaaaaaaaatatggctaGCAGATGTCAGCATTGAGTCTCTTTCGGATGAGATCATGGTGTACGGATACGCTGGAACTTTGCAACGTTGACCTTTACGAGCAGCTTGTGATTCATCAAGGGTTTGTCATGTTAAATTTGCAACAAAGAGTGTCtcaaaagagaaaagagaaaatggaCTACCACTAAATAGCGTGCAAATTGTTTACTAAGTTTACCAGATGGAAAACTGTtacaatgattatttttaatatcaaaagcacattttcataATTGTCATTTTCTAAAAGTAAAGGACTGTTCAGATGTTTGTGGCatcagtaaagaaaaaaaatattagtacTAAAGTCACTGTTgtgcataaaatattttttcgcAAAAAGCTTGTTTCCTGCTTTTTTGGTCCAAAATAAGTGATTTGAGTAAAACCAACATATGTTCAACGCTGATTACTACTAAATGGACCAAGGAAGAAAGTCATTTGTGTTGGGAGCATTGAAAGATCACTCAGAGTGCTCTAAATTGGCTGGAACTCAATGAGTTCTTTTTAGAAAATAGCTGCCATTGAAATAGCCATCTCAATACAGGTAACAAAGGGGTATGTACCAAGCTCCCCTGctgcaagcaaaacaaaagcaaacaaaaaaacagcatgcaGATCCATCATTTTGAATGAACAAACATGACAAACTTGACTAAAGCTTATGAAAGCTAttcatgttgtttttatgCGTGTGATGGTGATAATGAAACTGACCTCCAGCACCATCCGGATGTTTGCTTTAATTGTGGCACTGTCTTTGGTCAGCTGATCTGTAAAGCTAACACACATTCACGCAAAAGCAAAATTAGCATGGGCGGTGGTCATCTTGCATGggaaaaatggacaaaacTGGCCAACACcttgtaaaatgtttaaagtcaaactagattttttgggggggttaaCTTCCCTATATCCTGTCAAATTATGTGAGTATTCACTGACGCTGTTAGTTGACTTGTCTTCTTGTCGATGAAGTGCAGAGCTTCAGTGTGGTCCATCTCCAAGAAGAAGCCAAAGCCCACCAACACAAAGATCTTGGATGAGTCCTCCCTGTGAAGATGAGGACACGCAATAATACTCGGTAATAATTTTTGTGATTAAGCCATTGATTTATACTTGTATACAAGCGGAAAGATATGCTTGACTAAATATAGCAGTATTAGTCGTTGTTGTAGTATGTGGGAGAACTGCACATACACTTCAGCCTGAACATAGAAGTTACAGCCAAGGTCAACATCTGCTTTGAGGTGGTGAGAATCCGTTTcctgtatacacacacacaacacacgtaTATCATACCCACAATgcttaagtgtgtgtgtgcacatgtgtgtgtacCTGAAGAGCCTTTAAGGTGTTTTTCAGCTGCAGGTAATGAGAGGCTTGCTCATAAACAGTATCGCGTT includes:
- the elk1 gene encoding ETS domain-containing protein Elk-3 isoform X1, whose product is MDSNPLINAMDPSITLWQFLLHLLDDQRQRHLISWTGEDGEFKLLDAEEVARLWGLRKNKHNMNYDKLSRALRYYYDKNIIKKVSGQKFVYRFVSQPDPSLPDGTHNPEDSQRQDNPDANSQTKSCPSKNVVQKSSPGNSQKSSRNDYMKSGLYSTFTIQSLQAAPNPRPVKAELLLDPVPKLDRAPKEVFPPSVLADSSRQVIVTHPSPCPTPVVSPQTAANTPGHSQNPPGPPLIDHPHIYLTSVKDPSSLTPLLPLAPVGGSVSSVQPPHAIVSPQTPPQDDSEGLANVAGLPPHPTPSQPVLVIINPPPSQQQRAAMTSTPPSVGPPITRPPPPPIVIKEETLPSEEELLEMVELEDKRVEEVPRICGTGDPQTNLTIVEALPVPSTQPREGRPEGEGKDTQSGSAPAVTSSISSPDVNPPKPKKPRGLELPSLPPGLSLDKVNAAVNSLLAPGSATNTLTPTVITSHALTPVLLTPSPLPSTIHFWSTLSPIAPRSPAKLSFQFPTNGSNQIHIPALSVDGLSTPVVLSPGPQKP
- the uxt gene encoding protein UXT isoform X2 is translated as MAPPDSSKTNDNSQFTVASKVLQYERFIDEVLKKDLQKVMEQRDTVYEQASHYLQLKNTLKALQETDSHHLKADVDLGCNFYVQAEVEDSSKIFVLVGFGFFLEMDHTEALHFIDKKTSQLTAFTDQLTKDSATIKANIRMVLEGLRELQGLTELPECRRREVF
- the uxt gene encoding protein UXT isoform X1; amino-acid sequence: MPTAPNHQASPHERILMTVSLKVMEQRDTVYEQASHYLQLKNTLKALQETDSHHLKADVDLGCNFYVQAEVEDSSKIFVLVGFGFFLEMDHTEALHFIDKKTSQLTAFTDQLTKDSATIKANIRMVLEGLRELQGLTELPECRRREVF
- the elk1 gene encoding ETS domain-containing protein Elk-3 isoform X2, whose amino-acid sequence is MDSNPLINAMDPSITLWQFLLHLLDDQRQRHLISWTGEDGEFKLLDAEEVARLWGLRKNKHNMNYDKLSRALRYYYDKNIIKKVSGQKFVYRFVSQPDPSLPDGTHNPEDSQRQDNPDANSQTKSCPSKNVVQSSPGNSQKSSRNDYMKSGLYSTFTIQSLQAAPNPRPVKAELLLDPVPKLDRAPKEVFPPSVLADSSRQVIVTHPSPCPTPVVSPQTAANTPGHSQNPPGPPLIDHPHIYLTSVKDPSSLTPLLPLAPVGGSVSSVQPPHAIVSPQTPPQDDSEGLANVAGLPPHPTPSQPVLVIINPPPSQQQRAAMTSTPPSVGPPITRPPPPPIVIKEETLPSEEELLEMVELEDKRVEEVPRICGTGDPQTNLTIVEALPVPSTQPREGRPEGEGKDTQSGSAPAVTSSISSPDVNPPKPKKPRGLELPSLPPGLSLDKVNAAVNSLLAPGSATNTLTPTVITSHALTPVLLTPSPLPSTIHFWSTLSPIAPRSPAKLSFQFPTNGSNQIHIPALSVDGLSTPVVLSPGPQKP
- the uxt gene encoding protein UXT isoform X3, with the protein product MMIPMMEIHLLQTTSQTRKVMEQRDTVYEQASHYLQLKNTLKALQETDSHHLKADVDLGCNFYVQAEVEDSSKIFVLVGFGFFLEMDHTEALHFIDKKTSQLTAFTDQLTKDSATIKANIRMVLEGLRELQGLTELPECRRREVF